Proteins from a single region of Oncorhynchus nerka isolate Pitt River linkage group LG18, Oner_Uvic_2.0, whole genome shotgun sequence:
- the LOC135561986 gene encoding C-C chemokine receptor type 8-like, translating to MNTSVDSNSTLLSSFSEHLLSVQYVLFSAADSINLILGLPTNVYILWLIVTGAVGTMASDFFSLNLAVSEILSILSNLMFIIYRLLLENDVLRSVGTFFTGFNLFGRPLFQCCICVERYLAVVHPVTFLKYKPLRYRVGCCGVVWMMVLGFCFAKLLGKYQSAWWKIFTLILNLLTISVMLFCCLAVLWALKRPGPGEGERGGEGMNNMKLRAFRIISMIMVSMLVMYLPLVLLLVSYHFIESVELLGGWSICYSITVVSGFVQPLLFLHRSGKLPCVRGP from the exons ATGAACACCTCTGTAGACAGCAactctactctcctgtcctccttctcTGAACACCTTCTG TCGGTCCAGTATGTTCTGTTCTCTGCTGCCGACTCCATCAACCTCATCCTGGGTCTCCCCACCAATGTCTACATCCTGTGGCTGATAGTGACCGGAGCTGTAGGGACGATGGCTTCAGACTTCTTCTCTCTCAACCTGGCTGTGTCTGAGATCCTCTCCATCCTGTCCAATCTGATGTTTATTATTTATCGTCTCCTCCTAGAGAATGACGTTTTACGGAGCGTTGGGACATTCTTTACCGGTTTCAACCTCTTTGGTCGTCCTCTGTTCCAGTGCTGTATCTGTGTGGAGCGCTACCTGGCGGTGGTCCACCCTGTAACCTTCCTGAAGTACAAACCCCTGAGATACAGGGtggggtgttgtggtgttgtctggATGATGGTGCTTGGGTTCTGCTTTGCAAAGCTGCTTGGTAAATACCAATCTGCATGGTGGAAGATATTTACTTTGATTTTAAACCTGCTTACTATTTCTGTGATGTTGTTCTGCTGCCTGGCTGTTCTCTGGGCTCTGAAACGTCCTGGTccgggggaaggagagagagggggggaagggatGAACAACATGAAGCTGAGGGCCTTCAGGATCATTTCAATGATCATGGTGTCTATGCTTGTCATGTACCTCCCACTGGTTCTTCTCCTAGTCAGTTATCATTTTATAGAATCAGTGGAGCTATTGGGGGGATGGTCCATTTGTTACTCTATCACTGTTGTCAGTGGGTTTGTTcagcccctcctcttcctccacaggTCTGGGAAACTGCCTTGTGTCAGGGGACCCTGA